Proteins encoded within one genomic window of Odocoileus virginianus isolate 20LAN1187 ecotype Illinois chromosome 2, Ovbor_1.2, whole genome shotgun sequence:
- the LOC110123845 gene encoding GTP-binding nuclear protein Ran-like: MFDGTSTVTYKNVPNGHTRVCENMPILLCGNQVDIKDRKVKAKSIVFHQNKNLQYYDISAKSNYNFEKPFLWLARRLTGDPNLEFVAMPALAPPEVVMDPALAAQYEHDLEVAQTTALPDEDDDL, translated from the coding sequence ATGTTTGACGGAACATCGACAGTTACTTACAAGAATGTGCCTAACGGGCACACACGAGTGTGTGAGAACATGCCAATTCTGTTGTGTGGCAACCAAGTGGATATTAAGGACAGAAAGGTTAAGGCAAAGTCAATTGTCTTCCACCAAAATAAGAATCTTCAGTACTATGACATTTCTGCCAAAAGTAACTACAACTTTGAAAAGCCCTTCCTCTGGCTTGCTAGAAGATTGACTGGAGACCCTAACTTGGAATTTGTCGCCATGCCTGCTCTTGCCCCGCCAGAGGTGGTCATGGACCCAGCCTTGGCAGCACAGTACGAGCATGATTTAGAGGTTGCTCAGACAACTGCTCTCCCGGATGAAGATGATGACCTGTGA